One window of the Diospyros lotus cultivar Yz01 chromosome 12, ASM1463336v1, whole genome shotgun sequence genome contains the following:
- the LOC127786876 gene encoding glyoxylate/hydroxypyruvate reductase HPR3-like: MASNGEHRHDPEEIAAAAATSDELPVVLLNRLPQFNLSVFPSLKTRFRFLDPLDPSFSPSQAQSVRVLLCLGPSPVSSETLSRFPSLECVVGSTAGMDHVDLAECRRRGMRVSNAGDVFGDDAADYAVALLIDVLRRVSAADRYVRAGDWPVKGEYPLGSKVGGKRVGIVGLGNIGSKIATRLEAFGCSIAYNSRTKKPHISYPYYDRVKDLSANSDALIICCALTNETHHMINKDVMTALGKEGVIVNVGRGSLIDEKELVRFLARGELGGAGLDVFEDEPVVPKELFELDNVVLSPHRAVATPDSFGALEETVAATIEAFLANKPLRAEMELWA, encoded by the exons ATGGCATCCAACGGAGAACACCGCCACGACCCAGAAGAaatcgccgccgccgccgccacttCCGACGAGCTTCCGGTGGTCCTCCTCAACCGCCTCCCGCAATTCAACCTCTCCGTGTTTCCCAGCCTCAAGACCCGTTTCCGCTTCCTCGACCCGCTCGACCCTTCCTTCTCCCCCTCCCAGGCCCAATCCGTCCGGGTCCTCCTCTGCCTGGGTCCGTCACCGGTCTCCTCGGAGACGCTGAGCCGGTTCCCTTCCCTGGAGTGCGTGGTGGGCTCCACCGCCGGCATGGACCACGTCGACCTCGCGGAGTGCCGCCGCCGCGGCATGAGGGTCAGCAACGCCGGCGACGTCTTCGGCGACGATGCCGCCGATTATGCCGTCGCCCTCCTGATTGACGTTCTCCGCCGGGTCTCCGCTGCCGATCGGTACGTGCGCGCCGGGGACTGGCCCGTCAAAGGGGAATATCCCCTTGGTTCCAAG GTAGGGGGCAAGCGCGTCGGGATTGTGGGACTGGGAAACATAGGCTCCAAGATCGCGACAAGGCTGGAGGCCTTCGGCTGCAGCATTGCCTACAACTCCAGGACGAAGAAGCCACACATTTCCTATCCGTACTATGACCGTGTCAAGGACCTCTCGGCAAACAGTGATGCCCTGATCATTTGTTGCGCATTGACAAATGAAACCCACCACATGATCAACAAGGATGTCATGACCGCGCTCGGAAAGGAAGGCGTGATCGTGAATGTCGGGCGTGGGTCTTTAATCGACGAGAAGGAACTGGTGCGGTTTCTGGCTCGAGGCGAGCTCGGAGGTGCCGGCCTCGATGTGTTCGAGGATGAACCTGTTGTGCCAAAGGAACTGTTTGAATTGGACAATGTTGTTCTCTCTCCACATAGAGCTGTCGCAACCCCAGACAGCTTTGGGGCATTGGAAGAGACGGTTGCGGCCACCATAGAAGCTTTCTTAGCAAATAAGCCTTTGCGGGCAGAGATGGAGCTGTGGGCTTAG